Part of the Odontesthes bonariensis isolate fOdoBon6 chromosome 15, fOdoBon6.hap1, whole genome shotgun sequence genome, TCTTCAGGTCTTTTAGGTAGGTGTGATGAacagctgaatgactacagctTTACGTTTGTGTACAGTTCTTGGATGTGAGGCCCATATGAGACATCTAAGAGGACTTTTTTGAACCCCTCACCAGTCTAATTTAGCAGGTGGCAGCTCgtctccttaaagggatagttcgcctcttttgacatgaagctgtatgacatcccatactagcattattatttatgaacattttcttacctcccgctgcgtcctgtgagccgagttacagcctcgttttggcgttgacgaaggtagtctggcACTCCGGCactccggctagttggctggggccacaaaaataaagcgttttgcttctcaaaacaatatgcgttcaaaagagtaatacatttgcatcacaaaatcgttctccaggaaaaagtcagacctcacaatcgcttggcgctattttctctcccttcgtattactgcgtgctgccgcctgccaatagctgcgcctgttacggtgtttactgctcggaagcaggggactgctcggtctgcacagtttacacagcccgtagtgatagaagggagagaaaatagcgccaagcgattgtgaggtctgactttttctgggtgaacgattttgtgatgcaaatgtattactcttttgaacgcatgttgttttgagaagcaaaactattgttttttttgtggccccagcaaactagccggactaccttcatcaacgccaaaacgaggctggaactcggctcacagtacgcagggggggtgggggggggggggggggtgtaagaaactgttcataaataatagtatgggatgtcatacagcttcatgtcaaaagaggtgaactatccctttaacactggACGAGCACAATGTCTGCTCCTCTGACAGAGGTGTGAGCTGTGATTTCCTTGATGGCGGACAACGGTGACCTTGGTGGCGTTGGGTGATTGGCTCGGTCTCAGTGATGGATTTTCCCTCAGTTCCAAATCAGTCCTAAAGCCAAGATTGAGGAGCCCATCTCTTGCTATGGCGCTCTTAGACACTGAATCAATTTACTTACCTTTCTTTGCCCGGACCAGCACACCCATATGTGTCTATCTAAAGAACCAattaatgtaaaagaaaaagactcACAGGTGCCAAGAACATCTGATTGTGGTCTCTCATAACCAGCTGGCTGATTGATACCTTCCTTTCTGTTTGATTTGCCCATGTCAGAGTGATGTAGGGCTACTGGCCTTCACTGCAACGTCACAGCCTGTATTTCATTCAGACGTCCACAGTCCTTGTAAAAAGTAGTTTGTTGACGAAGCCCCCAATGACTAGGTGACAAGGGGCTGACTGGCCCCTCCTCCCAGCCAAAAAAGTATAAATATATTGATGGTATGAAGTGAAGGGAGCGGACTGGTTGCGTTGTTTGAAGAGGATCATATCGCGGGCTTTCTATACACAGAGTGCAATGGACAGGGTTTCAGTTGTGACATATGGTTTAGGACTTATGGGTTTGATACTACTGCAGGGGATGACCAGTGTGGAGGGGAGGAGCATATTCAACTCTGGTGAGTGTGCAAAAATGTTCATTTCAATGTCTCTACaataaaaatgcaaatgttttggggtttttttcagCAGAAGTTTGAAAATTATGCATGCAATTATATGAActtgaaaaaagtaaaaaaaaatatatataccaGGTTAAGAAACACTCAAGACATAGAATGATCTAATTTTATGTGTTTGTTCGACTTAAAGGGACATTTTCATGTGCTTTATATGTGCAGGAAACCATGTTTTTGATCTTAAAGAGGATGCAGACAGTCAGAGCAAGATTCTCGCTCTATTAATACACAAAAGTTTAGTTCCTGTTGAAAAGGACGAATATCTGGGTGAGAAACTGCATGTGGAAGAATGCTAACTCCATTATAAATATCGCATTTACATATTTGCCAGCATATTAATGGGACTTTCTGTTAGCAGGTATGGAGCTGGCTAATAAAATAGCGGAGCTTGAGCAGGTAAGGCTTCTTTTTTAGCTGCTGTAGTTCATGAAAAACTGAGGATTAGGCAGGGATGTTAAGATGTGTCCGCAGTGTGCTTGAAATTGAGTGCTGGCAACTGATTTCAATTTCTCTAAAGCTGTGAATTAATTCTAAGTACAGTAAACACAAGTCACACAATGAAAATCTCTTAAACAACTTGATGACCTTGAAAATGATGACCTTGAAAAATTACCTTGAAGATATTGAGTATCGATGATAAGATGAATGTGTTTAATCACTGTAATCTGTGCGTACAGATGCGGGCACTGAGGGAGGACCTGGAACTGGAGAGCAAGATTACAGCTAATTTGGCAGAAGGCAAATCCATAAACAGAAAGCGGGGCGAACGTGAGTTAAATACACACTTACAATACCTGACGTTTCTCTTTTTAGATCACCTGAATCTAATTCTGCTAAATCTGTGTCTCCTGCCGTCAACAGCTTGCTTCTGGAAGTACTGTGTTTGACATGGACGCATAAGGAGGACCACTGTGAAAACTTGCTGCAAAGCCCAACATAGCCTTAAAATCTGCAACACCAGTAATTTATTCACAATATATTTATTCCAGCAATATGGAGTTGTACCACAGTCAGTGTCATCAATAAACGTTTCATTTTTTGTGCACTAAAGTTCTGTCGTGAAAGCTCTAACTGCCGTTGCTGTACATGTTGAATCTGTAAATAATCAGCTTCTCACTGGAAATACTTGGTGGTCAGATATGACAAAAATGTACTCGACTCCAAAGATGTATTCATATTTCACTGTGGATTTTTATTTGTCTGCCTCTTGTGTTTTTGTCGCCCTCCTGTGGCACGCCTCAGCATATTTTGTACGCCACTGCCAACAATCACCTGTCACTGCTTTTAGAAATGCACTGTTAGTTTtacaatgtaaataaaattatatctacatgtactttttgttttgctttgttttgaaaTGTCTAAGAAGGAAATTATTTTCtcaggaaatctttttttttgtttttgtcttttagaATGGCATTCTTGCATTATTTTCAGAACTTTAGTAATTTTACTGAAGATGAACTTTATACCGTTATTCCACCAGCATGAAAGAGGCAAAGATTTGAAACTGTAATAATTAGCACGTGCTAACAAAACCACGTGGCAAAGCTGCTGTTATGGGTGATTTACAGTCCAATGATATTCATTTGACTGGATCTTTTAGAGCAGGCTCACACAGCTGAGTCACAAGCTTAGTCTGAACAAAGGCAGCGCTGGAGTGAAAAGGTGTTTATCATACAGCACATGCAGAACAGAGGAGGTTTCTGGGAAACCAGACTGAAGATGCATTcacaggcttaaacagcagcatccAATAAAGTGATTACTTTGCTCTGACTGAGCTGCAGTTTCAGCAAATATtagtcactcacacacacataaccaTTCCAGCATTTTTTCATGAAGATTTTGTACAGCGAGACAAAATTAGAGCATAGATGCCAGCAGTTTCATTTTCAAGTGTTGCAAGATGGCAGCAATGACAATCTGACATAAATGAAAAAGTTGGAAATGTAAATATTCTCAACCTCAGAATTCTGAAATCATTTAATTATTGATTCTTT contains:
- the uts2d gene encoding urotensin 2 domain containing; this translates as MDRVSVVTYGLGLMGLILLQGMTSVEGRSIFNSGNHVFDLKEDADSQSKILALLIHKSLVPVEKDEYLGMELANKIAELEQMRALREDLELESKITANLAEGKSINRKRGEPCFWKYCV